The following coding sequences are from one Methanococcoides orientis window:
- a CDS encoding phosphotransacetylase family protein produces the protein MASILISSSEKYSGKSSLCTGIGIILRNKGHSVGYMKPIGNMLVDVNGVLSDEDAEQMRKVFDLKDDINSITPILLTDNLAEDALAGVEKHFDRTLSNAFAEVSKDKDVVLIEGTGGIGGGAMYGLSDPQVSSILGTKMLLVTRYDSVYAVDRILCDIKLINDPDMLAGIILNEVDEGQMTYVCELVVPFLESKGIKVVGVLPKDSTLRSVPISEIVEDLHAEVLAGSEHLEELVEHYLVGAMEVNSAIKYFRRNPGSVVITGGDRADIQMAAIEARVKCLVLTGNLQPSGAVLGSADEAGIPVVLVRGDTMSTIGRMEGLIGHARFRQEHKLDRMVELIENNVDINNLLSIIGL, from the coding sequence GTGGCATCTATATTGATAAGTTCCTCTGAAAAATACTCGGGTAAAAGCTCCCTTTGTACGGGAATTGGTATCATCCTCCGGAACAAGGGTCATTCTGTCGGTTACATGAAACCGATAGGTAACATGCTGGTGGATGTTAATGGTGTTCTCTCCGATGAGGATGCAGAACAGATGCGAAAGGTCTTCGATCTGAAGGACGATATCAATAGTATCACTCCTATATTGCTGACCGACAATCTTGCAGAAGATGCTCTTGCAGGTGTTGAGAAACATTTTGACAGGACCCTTAGCAATGCATTCGCTGAAGTTTCGAAAGACAAAGATGTCGTTCTCATTGAAGGTACGGGTGGCATTGGGGGAGGCGCGATGTATGGTCTTTCTGATCCTCAGGTCAGTTCTATACTTGGAACAAAGATGCTTCTGGTGACGCGTTATGATTCTGTCTATGCTGTGGATCGCATTCTCTGTGACATTAAGTTGATAAATGATCCTGATATGCTTGCAGGCATTATACTCAACGAGGTCGATGAGGGCCAGATGACGTATGTTTGCGAACTGGTGGTCCCTTTCCTGGAGAGCAAGGGTATCAAGGTCGTTGGTGTTTTACCAAAGGACTCAACACTTCGCTCAGTTCCTATCTCCGAGATCGTGGAGGATCTACATGCTGAGGTCCTTGCTGGTTCAGAGCACCTTGAAGAGCTTGTTGAGCATTATCTTGTAGGTGCAATGGAGGTTAACTCGGCTATCAAGTATTTCCGACGCAACCCCGGCTCAGTTGTCATCACCGGAGGTGACAGGGCAGATATTCAGATGGCTGCCATTGAAGCGCGTGTGAAATGCCTTGTACTTACTGGTAATCTCCAGCCGAGTGGTGCGGTGCTGGGAAGTGCGGATGAAGCAGGAATTCCTGTGGTGCTTGTTCGTGGTGATACCATGTCAACCATAGGCAGGATGGAAGGTCTGATCGGACATGCAAGGTTCAGACAAGAGCATAAACTTGATCGAATGGTCGAGCTTATCGAGAACAATGTGGACATTAATAACTTGTTATCAATTATAGGTCTATGA